GGGCCGCTGGGGGAACCCAGCTTTCCGAGTGGGGAAAGCGCCTTTCCATCCCGGTGATCCAGGGGCCCGAAGGGGCGGACCCCGCCGCCTTGGCCTATGACGCCGTCCAGGCCATGAAGGCCCGGGGCTACGACCTCCTCTTTGTGGACACCGCGGGCCGCCTCCACACCAAGCACAACCTCATGGAGGAGCTGAAGAAGGTAAAGCGGGCCATCGCCAAGGCGGACCCCGAGGAGCCCAAGGAGGTCTGGCTGGTGCTGGACGCGGTCACTGGGCAAAACGGCCTGGAGCAGGCCAAGAGGTTCCACGAGGCCGTGGGCCTCACCGGGGTCATCGTCACCAAGCTGGACGGCACCGCCAAGGGCGGGGTCCTCGTCCCCATCGTGCGCACCCTCAAGGTGCCCATCCGGTTCATCGGGGTGGGCGAGGGCCCGGACGACCTCCAGCCCTTTGACCCCGAGGCCTTTGTGGAGGCCCTCCTCGAGGCCTAGCCCTCCCCTTCCTCCCCTTTCCAGGGGCAGTGGCGGCATCCCGATCCACAGCAGTAGCCCCGCCTCCGGTGGTAGGCCTCGGTGAAGACCATGCGCCCATTCTCCCAGTAGAAGTCTTCCCCCTCCTTCAGGTCCTCTCCTTGCACACCCCCAGTTTAGGGGTATGCTGGGGCCGATGAAGCGCGCCCCTCTAATCCTCAGCTTCGCCTGGGTGGTGGCCCTGGTGGCCACTCTGGGAAGCCTCTACTACTCGGAGGTGCGGCTCTTCCTCCCTTGCGAGCTCTGCTGGTACCAGCGCATCTTCATGTACCCCCTGGTCATCCTCCTGGCCATGGCCCTCTGGCGGCAGGACTTCGGGGTCTGGCCTTACAGCCTGGCCTTCTCCCTCGTCGGGGGAAGCTTAAGCGCCCTGCACCTCATCCAGCAACGGTTCCCTGACCTCTTCACCCTGGCCTGCAAACCCCCGGTGCCCTGCACGGTGGAGTACATCCCCAGCTTCCCTATCCCCCTGCAGGCCCTCATCGCCTTCACCCTCATCGCCCTCAGCATGGTGCTCCTCGCCCGGGAAGTCCGCGCACCGAGGTGATCCCAGTGCCCCGTAGTTCCCACCCATCTCGTCTGGGCGTCGCCCGTGGGGTCCAAGGCCCCGGCCAGGCCGTCTGGAATGCAAGGGCCCCCTGTCGTTCGCTCAACCCTCAGGGGCTGAACTGGGCGGAAGGAGGGGTGGCGCCCAGGGCCAGGACCCTGGGGCTCCCCCCTTCGTCCTGCCCACCGGTATTCAGCTACACAACCGAAAAGGAGAACTGGATCATGGTATGATCGCCAAAAGGATGGCCGATCGGGGCAGTTGAGCCGGCGCCCGGCAGGCCTTTCCAATAGCCCCTTGAAGGCCAGGTCCTGCTCGAAAGGGTTCAGAACATGGGAATGGGTTACAAAACGCCACACCGCATAACCGCCGAGGAAGTCCTCCAGGAACTGGAGACCACCCCTCTTGGCCTTTCCGAAGCGGAAGCCCAAAGGCGGCTCCAGGTCTACGGGCCCAACGAGTTGGAGGAGAAGAAGGAAAGCCTGTGGGCCCTCTTCGCCAGGCAGTTCACGAACCCCCTTATCGTCATCCTGATCGTGGCCGGCTTTCTGGCCCTCTTTCTAGGAGATTGGTACGACACCCTGGTGGTGTGGGGCCTGGTGCTGCTCAACGGCATTCTTGGGTTCTGGCAGGAGCTCAGGGCCCAGGCCTCCATAGAGGGCTTGAAGGCCCTGACCAGGCAGAGGGTCCGCGTCCTGCGGGAGGGTGTGGAGAAGGAGGTGGACGCCTCCTTGCTGGTGCCGGGGGATGTGATCCTCCTCGAGGAGGGGGACGTGGTCCCCGCGGACACCAGGCTCCTGGAGGCCACCGGCCTCATGGTGGACGAGGCTATCCTCACCGGGGAGTCGGTGCCAGTGGAAAAACACGCCCATGCGGTCCTGGAGGACGACACACCCATCTACGAGCGGGTCAACTGCGCCTACAAGGGCACCGTAGTTGCCCGGGGTAAGGCCCGGGGCGTGGTCTTCGCCACGGGTGGGAACACCCAGATGGGCCTCCTGGTCAGCAAGCTGGAGACCAAGGCCCCGCAGAGCCCCCTAACCCTGGCCCTGAGCGACCTGGCGAGGAAGTGGGTTCTGGTCATCTCCCTGATCCTCACATCCCTGGTCCTGGTGGGGCTGGTCCAGGGCAGGGAGTGGCAGAGCCTGGTGTTTCTCGCCGTAGCCCAGCTGGTCTCCGCGGTGCCCCATGGGCTTCCCATCGTGATCACCCTGACCCTGGTCATAGGCGGGATCTTCCTTGCCAGGAACAAGGTCTTGGTGAGGCACCTGCCGGCGGTGGAGACCCTGGGAAGCGCCACCTTCATCTGCTCCGACAAAACCGGAACCATAACCGAGGGCAGGCTCCAGGTGGCGGGCCACCACGCCCTGGAGGAGGAAGCCCTTTACCTCTGCGCCGCCTTGGCCAACGACGCCGATGGGGAGAAAGGGGATGCCATAGACCTGGCCCTGTTGCGGTGGCTGGAGGGCGAGGGCATAAGCTGGGTGGAGTACCGGGAGGCCTACGAGCGGACGTGGGAGTACCCCTTTGACACCACCAAAAGGCTGATGGCCGTGGCGGTGAGGAACGGACCCCACCACGACGTGTACGTGAAGGGGGCCTTTGAGAGCCTGCTCAAGATGGCCGAGGGCGCCCCGGCTGAGCTGCAGAGGATCCACGACAGCCTGGCGGAGCAGGGCCTGCGGGTCCTGGCCTTCGGGAAGGGCACGGCCTCCTCCCCGCCCCAGAGCATAGAGGCCGTGAGGATCCGGATCGTCGGGTTAGTGGGCTTTCTGGACCCCCCCAAGGAAGGGGTTAGGGAGGCGGTGCGGAAGGCCAAGGGGGCAGGCATCCGGGTGCTGATGATCACCGGGGATAACCTCCTCACCGCCAAGGCGGTGGCGCGGATGGTGGGCCTGTACGAGGAAGGGGACACCGTCTTGGAGGGCAGGGAGCTCGCCCAGTACACCGATGAAGAACTCTACCCCCTGCTGAAAAAGGCCAGCGTGGTGGCCAGGGCCCTCCCCGAGGACAAGCACCGCATCGTCAGGGTGCTGCAATCCAAGGGCGAGATTGTGGCGGTCACCGGGGACGGGGTAAACGATGCCCCTGCCCTCAGGGCGGCGGATCTGGGCGTGGCCATGGGCTCGGGGGCCCAGGTGTCCAAAGACGCCTCGGCCATGATCATCACGGACAACAACCTCGCGGTGATCGTCCAGGCCATCATGGCGGGGAGGCAGATCACCACCAACATCGCCAAGGTGATGCGGTACCTCTTTTCCACGAACATATTCGAGGTGCTCTACATAAGCTCCTCCATCCTAGCGGGGCGGCCCCTTCCCCTCTACCCCACCCACATCCTCTGGATCAACCTGGTGACCGACGGCGTCCTGGACAAGGCTTACCCCTTCACCCGGCACGAAGGGGACCCGATGAAGGAAAAGCCCAGGCGGCCCCGCGAGGTCTTCACCGGCAGGAGGCAGTTGGGGTTCATCTTCTTCAACGGCGGTTTTATGGCCGCCGCCCACTTCGTCCTCTTCGGCCACCTCCTCGAGACCTACGACTACGAGACCGCCATCACCATAAGCTTCGCCTCTGCGGCCATTAGCCAGTGGGCCGTGGGCCTCCAGGAGGTGGGCCTCAGGCCCATACTCCTGAACCCCCTGGCCTACCTCCGGCTCAACCCCTATATTTACATAGGCCTGGCCCTGGGGATCGTGCTCCAGGGGCTGGCCCTTTTCGTCCTCACCGACTTCTTCAGGCTGGTGCCCTTGGGCTGGGAGGAGCTCAGGCTGGCCTTTGTGGTGCCCCTCCTGACCTTCGTGGCCCTGGAACTCAGGAAGTGGGTCCTGTACCTCAGCCGCCGGGAATGAGCCCGGGGAGGTTCCCAAACCCTAAAGGGCGTACCCGAGCCCCTCCAGGACCGCCCTGGTCCGGAAGTCCCAAACCTCCTCCGGACCGTGGGCCTCCAGGACCCGCTCCCGCACCCCCCGCTCCACCGGGGCCAGGGCCAGGAGGGTGTGGAAGGGCTGGAGGAGGCTCAAGGGCAACCTGCCCCCGGCGAAGATAACGAGGTCCGCCTTTAGGGCCAGGGCGTGCACCTCCTCGGGCCTCAGGGCCACGTGCCCCCGGGCCCTTTCGGGCAGGCGGGCCAGGAAGCCATCCCCCTCGGCGAAGCTTCCCGCCGCCACCGAGACCCGCCCCAAGGCCCTCAAAAAGGGGGCCAGGGGGGCGCGCAGCGGCCCAAGCCAGAGGGCCTTGGCCCCGGGAAAGGCGGCGGAGAGGAACCGCTCCAGGGCCAGGCCCTCCGTGTAGTGACCGAGAAGCCCGAAAGCCCCGGCCACCACCAGGTCCACCCGGCCCGCCTCCTGGGCCTCGGCCTCAAGGCGCACCCCCTCAGGGGGAGCCAGGGCCTCCTCCAGGACCATTCCGGCGAAGTCCAAGGGCCTCAGGCACGGGAGGGCCTCCCAGGGGTCCAGGGCCTCCACCGGGTAGGGGAAAAGGGGGAGGCGGTTTGCGGCGATGGCCGCCGCCAAAGGGTCAAAGAAGGTAGAGGCTTCCCGGTAGAAGACGGGAAGGGGTCTTGCCTTGTGGTAGGGGGGCCACATGCCGGCCTCCTAAGCGGGCCTCAGGTCCGCGTACTTCAGGGAGAGGCGCTTGAGCCCCACCCCCTCAAAGTGCACGGTGACCTCGTCCCCCAAAGCCGCCACCACGGTGCCGGGGCCGAAGCGGGGGTGGACCACCTTCTCCCCGCCCCGGAAGGCCCCGGGGAGGGCCCGGTGGGGGGGCGGGGTGGGTTTCCTGGATGCGCCCCGGTAGGGGTCGTAAAGCTCGTAAAGGCCCTCCCCCACCTCCTTCAGGAAGCGGCTTGGGCGCACGGGCTCAGGGCGGCCGTAGACCTCCCGCTCCCCGGCGTGGGAAAGGTAAAGCCTATCCTGGGCCCGGGTGACCCCCACGTAGAAGAGGCGGCGCTCCTCCTCGAGGCCCTCGAGGGTGGCGAGGGAGGAGCGGTGGGGCAGAAGCCCCTCCTCCACCCCCACCAGGAAGACCACGGGGAACTCCAGCCCCTTGGCGTTGTGCAGGGTCATGAGGGCGACCCGCCCCTCCGCCTGGGCGGGCTCCTCCGCCCGGGCGGTGAGGGCCACCTTGTCCAGGAAGTCCATGAGGCCCTCCGCCTCCCTGGCGGCCCTTAGGAGCTCCTCCACGTTCTCCAGGCGGTCCTCGGCGTCCTCGGGGTAGGCCTCCTTCAGGTAGGTGGGGTAGTCCGTGGCCAGGAGGAGGTGGCGGAAGAAGGCCTCCGCCGGGCCGAAGGCCAGGTCCATGAGCTCCTCCATGAGGGCCAGGAAATGGCGCAAGGGCTCGGGGCGGGGAAGGGCCCCCGCCGCCACCTTCAGGGCCTCAAAGAGGGGCAGGCCCCGTTCCTGGGCGATGGTCTGCATTTTCTCCAAAGTAGCCGGGCCGATCCCCCGGGGCGGGGTGTTGAGGACCCGCTTCAGGCTCACGGCATCCAAGGGGTTCAGGCTCAGGCGGGCGTAGGCCAGGAGGTCCTTCACCTCGGCCCTTTCGAAGAAGCCCACGCCCCCCACCACCCGGGCCGGGATGCCCCGGCTCGCCAGGGCCTGCTCCAGGAGGCGGCTTTGCGCGTTGGTGCGGTAGAGAACGGCCACCCGGTCGTAGGGGGGCCCGAGCCTCCCGATCTCCTCGGCCACGAAGCGGGCCTCGTCCCGGGCGCTCTCCGCCCGGTAGAGCCGCACGGGCTCCCCGCCCCTCTTTATGGGCCTTAGGGTCTTCTCCAGGCGCAGGGCGTTCTTGGCGATGACGGCGTTGGCGAAGCGGAGGATGGCCTCGGTGGAGCGGTAGTTTTCTTCCAGGCGGTAAACCCTGGCCTCCGGGTAGTCCCGGGTGAAGTCCAGGATGTTCCTTATGTCCGCCGCCCGGAAGGAGTAGATGCCCTGGTCCGGGTCCCCCACGGCCATGAGGTTGGCCTCCTCCCCCGCCAGAAGCCGGGTGAGGCGGTACTGCACCGGGCTCGTGTCCTGGTACTCGTCCACGTGGATGAAGCGGGTTCGCTTCCTGACCCGCCTCAGGACCTCCTCGTCCCCCTCGAGGAGCCTCAGGGCGTAAAGGAGGATGTCCCCGAAGTCCAAGGCCCCTTGGGACTTGAGGGCCTCCCCGTAGCGGAGGAGGACGTCCTGAAGCCTGCCCCGGGAAAGCCCAGCGTAGAACTCGGGCAGGTCGGCGAGGAGGCCCTCCGGGGCCACCCCCTGGTTCTTGGCCCGGTCCAGGAGGCTCTTGATGGGACCAGGTTTGGCGGAAAGGCCAAGCTCCCTGAATATTTCCTTCAGGAGAGCGGCCTGGTCGTCCTCGTCGTAGACCACGAAGCCGGGCTTCAGGCCCACCCGCTCCCCATAGACCCTGAGAATGCGGAGGGCGGCGGCGTGGAAGGTGGAGACCCAAACCTCCCCCGCCCCCCTTACCATGGCCCTGAGGCGGGCTTTCATCTCCTCGGCGGCCTTGTTGGTGAAGGTGACCGCCAGGATCTCCGAGGGGAAGACTTCCCGCCTTTGGATGAGGTAGGCCACCCGGTGGACCACGGTGCGGGTCTTGCCGCTCCCCGCCCCCGCCACCACCAAGGCGGGCCCCTCAAAGTGAAGGACGGCCTGGCGCTGGGCCTCGTTCAGGGAGGAAAGCACGTCTTCTCCAGAATGCGCCTCGCCCACGGGGGTGAGTCTACCACGGGGTAGACTCTAAGGCATGGAGCTCTACCCCACGCCCGAAGGCTTCGTAGGCGAGATCGCCAAGGGCTTCACCTTCCAAGGGGTGGCCCGCCTGGCGGCGAGCTTCGGCCAGGCGCTCCTCGCCGAGGGGCAGAGGAGGGTGGTGGTGGGCCACGATGCCCGCTTCCTAGCCAACGAGATGGCTGAGGAGGCCGCCCGGGTCCTCTCGGGCCTGGGCCTGGAGGCCTACCTCCTGAAGGGCCCCGCCCCCCTTCCCCTCTTCGGCTTCGCCCTGGAGACCCTGGAGGCGGGGGGCTTCTACCTCACCGCCAGCCGCAGGCCCGCCCGCTTCCAGGGGGTGAAGCTCCGCCTAGGGCCGGGAAGGCCCCTTCCCGGGGAGGCCCTTTCCCTGCCCGAGGCCCTCCCTAAGCCGGGAGGCTTCGCCCCCTTGGACCTGCGCCAGGGCTACTCGGACCTGCTGGCGAGGAGCCTGGGGGAGGCCCCGAAGGACCGGGCCGGGGTGGTCTACCTGGACGCCATGGGCGGGGCCGGTGGGGGGATCCTGTCCCAGGCCTTTCGGGCCCTGGGGCTTGCGGCCGAGCTTCGCGAACTCCACCCCCTCCCCCACCCCCTCTTCTACGGGGTGGACCCCGACCCCAGGCCGGAGAACCTCAAGACCCTCAGGGCCCTCCTCAAGGCCCAGGAACCCCCGGCGGTGGGCTTCGCCCTGGACGGGGACGGGGACCGCTTGGCGGTCTACCAGGTGGGCGGGGAGGCCCTGCCCCCGGAGGAGGTCCTGGCGGGGCTAAGGGAGGCCCTGGGGGGCCTCGAGGTGGAAGCGGACGGGGAGGGGGGCTTCCGCTTCCCCTGGCACCTCCCGGAAAAGGATCCCTTCCTGGCGGCCCTCCTCTTGCTGAAGGTGCTCTTGTGAAGGAGATTCTCCCGGGCGTTTACCTCCTTCCCGTCCCCATCCCCTACCCCCTGAAGACGGTGAACCTGTACCTCCTGAGGGGGAGGGAGGAGGTGGCCCTGGTGGACACCGCCTTGGGCACCCGCACGGCCCAGGGGACTTTGGAGCTCTACCTGGCGGAGCTTGGCCTCTGCTTCGCTGACATCCAGGCCGTCCTCCTCACCCACCACCACCCCGACCACTACGGCCTCGCCGGGTTCTTTGAGGGGCTTGGGGCCAGGGTCTACCTGCACGAGGAGGAAATCTCCAGGGGGCACCGCTTCTGGCGGGAGCCTGCCCTGTTTGAGGCAGGGGGCTGGCGGCTCTTTCTGGACCACGGCACCCCGGAGGAGGCCCTTTTGGGCATCCGGGAGACCATGGGGAAGACCCGGGAGCGGGTCCACCCCCCGGAAAACCCCATCCCCCTGAAGGACGGGGAGGTCCTGGAGGTGGCGGGAAGGCGCCTGAAGGCGGTCTGGACCCCCGGCCACGCCGACGGGCACGTGGTCTTCCTCCTGGAGGAGGAGGGCGTGCTCCTGGCGGGGGACGCCCTACTGGAGCGGGTCTCGCCCAACGTGGGCCTTTGGGCCTACACCCGGGAAAACCCCCTAGCGGACTTCCTCCGCTCCTTGGACCTCCTTGGGGAGCTCCCCGCCCGGGTGGCCTACGCCGGCCACTTCGGCCCCATTCCCCAGGTGAGGAAGCGCGCGGAGGAGCTAAAGGCCCACCACCAGGAACGCCTTTCGGCCCTCCTCGCCCACCTGGACCGCCCGCAAACCGCCTGGGAGCTCTCCTTGAAGCTCTTCCCGCAAGAGCTGGACACCGCCGGCCGCCGCTTCGCCTTCGCCGAGACCCTGGCCCACCTGGAGTACCTGCGCCAGGAGGGCCTCCTTTCGCGGGAAGGCCCCCCCTACCGCTACTTCCGCCCCTAGGTGCCTGTGGGGAAGCCCCCCAGCACGGTTCCCCGCCCCTGGTGCCCGAGCGGGTCTTCCCTGGGGCCCCCACCGTGGCGAAAGCCACGGTGGGGTACCTAGTCCAGGACGAAGCGGTCCTCCCTTTCGTGCAGGCGCACCCGGTGGACGATGCGCTGGTCCTGGCCCCCGTTCCCCTCGGTCATGGCCACCACGGTCACGTAGGAGCGCAAAGGGCTCCTTAAGACCTTCTTGGTGAGGGTTTCCTCCACTTGGAAGATCCCGGCGGAGTTGTTCATGAGGACCTGGATCTCCACGGGCACCCTCTCCCCCTTCAGGATGCGCACCTCGTCCACGGCCAGGGCGCTGATGGAGTGGATGTCTATGCTCCCCAGGGCGAAGGCCTTCCGCCCCCGGCCCTTGGTGATGTCGGTGCCGTCGGCCACGGCGGTGATGCCGGCCTCGAGGGTCAGGGGCTCGGGGTTCAGGTCGTGGCAGTAGATCCCGTGGAGGATGAGGGCGCGGAGGGCGGTGCGCTGCTCGGGATCGGGGTAGATCTTCTCCAGGATGCGGTTCAGGATGGGCAGGGCCAGGGTGACCCCGAAGGCCTCGTGCCCCACCCGGTGCACCCCGTTGCCCAGATCGTGGAGCATGGTGGAGAGGAGGACCACCAGGTAGGCGTCCTCCAACTCCCCGGCCCCGGACTCGAGGGTGTCCAGCCTCACCCCTGCCTCGGCCAGGAGGCGCAGGACGGCCACGCCCGCCGCCCCCGTGAGGAGGGCGTGGACCCGGCCGTGGTCGTTGTAACCCAGCTTGCGCACGGTGAGGTAGTTGGCCATGTTCCACCCGGCCCGGGCCTCGGGGTCCTGGATGAGGAGCTCGTAGGCCCTAAGGGCTTTGGGAAAGGCCTTCAGGTACTCGCGGATGGCCTGATCCGCCTCCACGTACAGCTTGGCCTTGGGGCTAGCTACGTGGACCACGCGCCCTTCCGCCATGAGTCATCCTTACCTTACACCACTACCGGCGGGAAAAGGACGCCCCAAGGCTCCGAGGGCCCCGGGGGTGGCGTTACTCCCCCTTGAAGTGGGGCGGCCGCTTCTCCAAAAAGGCCCGCACCCCCTCCTTCATGTCCTCGGTGGCCGCGGCGTAGCCAAAGAGGTCGGCCTCGATCTCCAAGGCCTCGGAAAGGTCCAGCCCCTCACCCCGCACCACGCTCTCCTTGGCCAGGGCCAGGGCAACGGGCCCGTTCTTGAGGATCTTCTCCGCCAGCTTCTTGGCCTCTTCCAGGGCGTCCTCCCCCACCCGGTTCACCAGGCCCATGCCCAAGGCCTCCTCTGCCGACACGTGCCGCCCGGTGAGGATCAGGTCCAAAGCCCGCCCCCGGCCAATGAGGCGGGGCAGGCGCTGGGTGCCGCCGAAGCCGGGGATGAGGCCCAAGCCCACCTCGGGAAGGCCCAGGCGGGCGTCCTTGGAGGCCACCCGGAGGTCGCAGGCCAGGGCCAACTCCAACCCTCCGCCCAAGGCGTAGCCGTGGATGGCGGCGATGGTGGGGATGGGCAAGGCGGCGATCTCGGCGAAGACCCCTTGGCCCAAGAGGGCGTACTCCCGGGCCATGAAGGGGTCCTTGAGGGCGGCGATCTCCTTGAGGTCCGCCCCCGCGGCGAAGGCCTTCCCCTCCCCGGTGAAGATGGCCACCCGGGCCTCGGAGTCTTGGGCGATGACCTCCACCACCTCGGCGAGTTCCCGCAGGAGGTCTTGGGAGAGGGCGTTCAGGGCCCCGGGCCGCTTTAGGGTGACCAGGGCGACTCCCTCCTCCACCCCGTAGGAGAGGTGGGCAAACTCGGGGATCTCTAGGACGAACTCGCGTTCCTGCTCATGCTCGTGGGCCATCTCACACCTCCAAAAGGGCCCTTAGGGCCACCTCCACCATACGGCGAACCCCCTCCCAAAGGACCTCCTCCCGGGCCAGCTCCGGGTCGCCGATCCGGTTGGAGACCGCAAGGATGGCCCCGGCCCGCACGCCCCGCATCTTCCCAAGGAGGAAGAGGGCGCTGGCCTCCATCTCAAAGGCCAGCACCCCAAGGCGGCTCCAGGCCCCGGCCCCCTCAGGGGTGGTGGCGTAAAAGGCGTCCTCCGTGGCCACCAGGCCCACGTGGTGGGGGTAGCCCAGGGCTTCCGCCCCCCTCCAGAGGGCCAGGAAGAGCCCAGGGTCGGGCACGGGGGCATAGGGGCGGCCCTCCAGGTACTGGCGGGTGGCCCCGTCCAGGGGCACGGCCCCTTGGGGGATGACCAGGTCCCCGGGGGCCAGGGCCGCGTCTAGGGCCCCGCAGGTGCCCACCCTTAGGAGGACCCGGGCCCCAAGCCCAATGAGCTCCTCGGCCACGATGCTGGCCGAGGGGGCCCCCATGCCCGTGGTCTGCACGGAGACGGGAACCCCCTGAAAGCGGCCAGTGAAGCCCAGAAGCCCCCGGTTAGCGGTGTAGAGGACGGGGTCCTCGAGGAAGGTCTTGGCGATCCACTCCGCCCGGCCCGGGTCCCCGGGGAGGAGGACCCGCTCGGCCACCTCTCCCGGCCTTCCCCGCACGTGGATGGGGCTCATACCGCCTAAGGATACTACAGCCTGAGGGCGGGAAGGCCTTCCACCAGGGCCTCGTCGTGGGTGGCCAGGACCAAGGCCGCCGCCACCTCCCGGGAAAGTTCCAGGAGGAGCCGCAGGACCTCCTGGGCCTGGCGGCGGTCCAGGCTGGCCGTGGGCTCATCGGCGAGGAGGAGGCGGGGCCTCAGGTAGAGGGCCCGGGCCACGGCCACCCGCTGCCTCTCCCCCCCAGAAAGCCTCTGGGGGAAGAAGTGGGCCCTTTGGGAGAGGCCGAGGCGCTTCAGAAGGGCCAAGGCCCTTTCCCGGTCCACCCGGCCCACCAGGTACCCCGGGGCCAGGACGTTCTCCAAGGCGGTGAGCTCGGGGAAGAGGAAGTGGTGTTGGAAGACGAGGCCCAAAAACCCCAGCCGCCTCCTGGCCAAAACCCCCTCGGAAAGCCCGCGGATGGCCTCCCCCTCCCAGTAGATCTCCCCCTTCTGCAGGGGAAGGAGCCCCGCCAGGAGGTGAAGCAGGGTGGTCTTGCCGCTTCCCGAAGGCCCAAGAAGGGCCAGGACCTCCCCGGGCCCAAGGGCGAAGGAAACCCCCTGGAAAAGGAAACCGTCCCCGTAGGCGAAGCCCAGGTTCCGCGCCTCCAACACGGGGTTCACGCCCCCATCCTCTAGGCAAAGGATGAAGCTTCGGTTAGAGTGGGAGCCGACGCTTGGCGGGATCGCCTGCGGCTTTTTGTAGGGGAGGAAGCGTGCGCCTCAGGGTAGACCCCTTGCCCACGGAAGCGCTGGTGTACCCCGATGTGGTCCTCGTGGTGGACGTGATCCGGGCCACCACCACGGCCGTGGCCCTTCTGGAGACGGGGGCGGAGGCCTTGTACCTCACGGCGGGCCTCGAGGCCGCAAGGGCCTTCAAGGACGCCGACGTCCTCCTCTCCGGCGAGGTGGGCGGGCTTAAGCCCCCGGGGTTTGACCTGGGGAACTCCCCCCGGGAGGCCCTGGGGGCCCCCGTAGGGGGGAGGATCGTGGTCATGAGCACCACCAATGGCACCAAGGCCGTCCACACCGCCGCCAGGACGGCCAAGCACGTCCTCCTCGCCTCCCTCTACAACGCCCACGCCGCCGCCAGGCTGGCCCGGGAGCTGGCCACGGAGGAGGTGGCCATCCTCTGCGCTGGGAAGGAAGGGCGGGTGGGCCTGGACGACCTCTATGCCGCCGGGGTCCTGGCGGAGTACCTGGGCCTCATGGGGGAGGTGGAGCCCGAGGACGGGGCCCGGATCGCCCTGGCCGTGAAGCGGGCCTACGGGGACCCCCTGGAGGCCCTAAGCCTCTCCGCCGCCGCCCAGGCCCTGAGGGCGGTGGGCCTGGAAGGGGACGTCCCCTTCTCGGCCCAGGTAGCCAAGAGCCCCATCGTCCCCGTTCTTTCGGGGCGGGTGGGGGAGGCCTTGATCTTCAAACGCGCCCTGCCCCAAGAAGTTCGTAAAAACGC
The genomic region above belongs to Thermus sediminis and contains:
- a CDS encoding HD domain-containing protein — translated: MAEGRVVHVASPKAKLYVEADQAIREYLKAFPKALRAYELLIQDPEARAGWNMANYLTVRKLGYNDHGRVHALLTGAAGVAVLRLLAEAGVRLDTLESGAGELEDAYLVVLLSTMLHDLGNGVHRVGHEAFGVTLALPILNRILEKIYPDPEQRTALRALILHGIYCHDLNPEPLTLEAGITAVADGTDITKGRGRKAFALGSIDIHSISALAVDEVRILKGERVPVEIQVLMNNSAGIFQVEETLTKKVLRSPLRSYVTVVAMTEGNGGQDQRIVHRVRLHEREDRFVLD
- a CDS encoding enoyl-CoA hydratase/isomerase family protein, with the protein product MAHEHEQEREFVLEIPEFAHLSYGVEEGVALVTLKRPGALNALSQDLLRELAEVVEVIAQDSEARVAIFTGEGKAFAAGADLKEIAALKDPFMAREYALLGQGVFAEIAALPIPTIAAIHGYALGGGLELALACDLRVASKDARLGLPEVGLGLIPGFGGTQRLPRLIGRGRALDLILTGRHVSAEEALGMGLVNRVGEDALEEAKKLAEKILKNGPVALALAKESVVRGEGLDLSEALEIEADLFGYAAATEDMKEGVRAFLEKRPPHFKGE
- a CDS encoding phosphorylase family protein; the encoded protein is MSPIHVRGRPGEVAERVLLPGDPGRAEWIAKTFLEDPVLYTANRGLLGFTGRFQGVPVSVQTTGMGAPSASIVAEELIGLGARVLLRVGTCGALDAALAPGDLVIPQGAVPLDGATRQYLEGRPYAPVPDPGLFLALWRGAEALGYPHHVGLVATEDAFYATTPEGAGAWSRLGVLAFEMEASALFLLGKMRGVRAGAILAVSNRIGDPELAREEVLWEGVRRMVEVALRALLEV
- a CDS encoding ABC transporter ATP-binding protein, which codes for MNPVLEARNLGFAYGDGFLFQGVSFALGPGEVLALLGPSGSGKTTLLHLLAGLLPLQKGEIYWEGEAIRGLSEGVLARRRLGFLGLVFQHHFLFPELTALENVLAPGYLVGRVDRERALALLKRLGLSQRAHFFPQRLSGGERQRVAVARALYLRPRLLLADEPTASLDRRQAQEVLRLLLELSREVAAALVLATHDEALVEGLPALRL
- a CDS encoding 2-phosphosulfolactate phosphatase; the protein is MRLRVDPLPTEALVYPDVVLVVDVIRATTTAVALLETGAEALYLTAGLEAARAFKDADVLLSGEVGGLKPPGFDLGNSPREALGAPVGGRIVVMSTTNGTKAVHTAARTAKHVLLASLYNAHAAARLARELATEEVAILCAGKEGRVGLDDLYAAGVLAEYLGLMGEVEPEDGARIALAVKRAYGDPLEALSLSAAAQALRAVGLEGDVPFSAQVAKSPIVPVLSGRVGEALIFKRALPQEVRKNAG